AATCTCCTGGCTCTGTTTTTCATTGTTACTTTGGTTCTTTTCATTGACTTCTTGAGGATGGGTAGCTAAACCTGGTTTGTTGGCGCATGACCTCTAACTGCTGTAGCAACTCTCCGTGGGTTTGTAAAGGTAGATTGGCTTTTCCTACCCTGACACCCTCCACCTGTAATTAGCCTGCGTTGGTTCTGATAGCTAATGCAGTATTTTTGCAGGCTGGCTCCACGAAGTAAAAGGTTTCCACTGTAAAGTGTTTAACAGGATGGGTCCCAAGTGGCTCGGGCCATCCCTACGGGTGAGGAGTGAGGCTCCAGATGGAGAGCTGTCCATTCAGAGGGGGAAGGAGCTATCTCAGGGAGCCAGTGCAGCTGCCAGGGCCCAGGCCTGTGGGCACCAACAGGGACAAAGCCGCTCTGAACTTTCTCTCAATGGGTGCCTGTTTCTAGGAATGGGGGCAGGGTGACTCtgcccctctccttcccctgcaGGACATCCAAGACTGGACACTACAGCAAAGGAGATCCCACACAAGGAAAGGTGCGGCCCATGCCCCTCCAGGGTTGGTCCATGAGCTGGACATTAAGAGGTGGCACCAGGATCAGTTTCTGGGGTCTGGGATAATGATTGGTCTCAGGAGAGGGGCGGGCGCAGGGCACAGCAGGGCCTCCCTGACCGCAGTGCCCAGCTGTTGGCTGTGCCCTTAAGGGCTCAGACTGAAGGAGTCATTGCACTGTCGGGGACAGGGAGAGCAGGGCTGTTTCCTGGGGTGAGGGGCGCCCAACTGGTACTGAGGCTGGGTGGGCGTCGCTAGTGGGCAGACCCCTGGGCGGGGCCTGGGCAGGGTTACTGCGGGCGGGGCGTTAGTCCCGCCCCGAGGAGGCGGGAGAGAAGCCAGAGCCTGTCCGCGGGCTGGGCGGTGCTGCAGCTCCCGCCGGCCGGCTTCGTCCAGCTTTGTCCTGCGGCCCCTTTTTCAGGCCGTCCTGGCCGCGCCCAGCCCCCTCCTGCCATGCCGCCCGCGGTGTCCCGCGGGGCCGTGCCGTTGGCTGCCGTCGTCCTGCTGGTGCTGGGGACTCCTCTGGGTAAGGGATGGGGAGCCGCACGGGATGAGTGAGGTGGGGCGGGATCGGGGAGGGGTTAAAGGGATCGGGCTGTGTCCCTGGAGACTATCCTCGGGCTGTCCTCCGGCTGTCCACGCGCCCCAGACGCTTCTCAGGTGCCCCTGGAGCAGGAAGAAAGGGCGCTGGGAGGTCAGGCAGTGGGAACCTAACCCCAGGCGCGGGGTTCAGCTTCAGGAAGAGGGGGGTTTCTAGAGTTTCGAGGCCGAGCCCCTCAGGGTGGAAACAAAAGTGAGCATTCAGCTTCCCAAGGCAGTGGGGTTGAGGGTGGCCAGAACTAAACTGGACTGGTGTCCACTGGGCACCCAAACCCCTGCCCGCAGCGCTAGCGAATGAAGACTGCTTGTGGTATCTGGATCGGAATGGCTCCTGGCATCCGGGATTTGACTGCGAGTTCTTCACCTTCTGCTGCGGGACCTGCTACCAGCGGTACTGCTGCAGGGACCTGACCTTACTCATCACCGAGAGACAGcagaaacactgcctggccttcaGGTGGGCTGTGGACTCCCAGGCCACCCTCTCTCGAGGCCTCCCGCTGCCTCCAGTACCCACCTCCACATTCTTAGCTGAAGGAGTCACCAAGACTCCAAATGGTGACAGAGAGCTGGTTGGTTGGTGTTAGTTACCATGGGCTTGCCTGGGCTGTTTTCAGAAGCTTCCTGTATCCTGGCAGATCCTGGGAGGGAGTGTACCGGGTTAATACTCAAACTGCAGAGTGGCTTTGTAGAAGCTCTGGCAAGAGGGCAGGAAgaagacttgggtttggttcccaggccAGCTTCTTACTAGCAGTGTGATTTTGCCGAGACACTTGTCCTCTATGGATCAGTTACCTTTTAAAGAATATGGAAGTTGTTATCCGGTCCTGGTgcctcacacctataatcccagcactcaggtggctgaggcaggaggatcaacgtgagttccagaccagtctgggctacaaagtgaagctgtctcaaaaaacataaacaaaaacagagttgCCCAAATTAAAGGTTTTGTTACCCTcctgtcgccccccccccccacctgcccCAGCTCAGTGTTGAGGCTGGGTTTAGGTCCTTATTACTGTCAACACTGCTTCTGTTAAGTGACACTCCTAGCCTCCAAATTAGTGGTTTCAAACTTTTTTAAGGGAGCTGCAAACATATAAAACAGATATAAGGGGAAATGTCAAGTGAGATTTGATAATAATGACCCTACGTTATTTCAAAGGCTCCTTTGAGGCCAACACATTTTAAACCTGACCACTTAATGTGTAGATGTGAAACCAGGAGTAGGTGGGCACactacaaatcccagcatgcTTCACACTAGCCAGCCAGAGAGCATAGCCTCCTGGGAAGTAGAGGTCTCTAAACTCTACTAACAAGGTGGGCAGAATTAATCTCGCAAGGAACCCCAAGCCTTAGCATGCTGTGGCTGCCTGCTGACCAGGAGTTGGTGCCAGCACAGTGAGGACTTCCTTCGGTGTGTTGGAAGGTGAGAggacctgtttttttttgtttaaagtcCCAAGACCATAGCAGGCATCGCCTCTGCTGTAATCCTCTTTGTCGCTGTGGTTGCCACCACCATCTGCTGCTTCCTCTGTTCCTGTTGCTACCTATACCGAAGGCGCCAGCAGCTCCAGAGTCCCTTTGAAGGTATGCACAGCACCAGGCAAGGGGAGCCTGAGATGGGCTGGGCTGATTGTTGCTGAGGGCACCAAAGGGATCGAGGATTGGTGAATTCTCTAGTAGTGAGTGTTTCTGGGTGCCTGCACATGCCACCCAGAAACGTGTGCAAGTGAGCACTGGCCCGTGTCCAGGAACGTATGGGAACACGTGTTGTGctcttgtgtgcatgcacatgcgcatTCAGTCATTCACAGGAGTGTACCTGTTGATGGTAAGTGGGCGGCAGGTTAAGCATGCCTGTGGCTGAGTATTTGGGGTGGGGTCTGTGGTAGTGGACATTAACTGGGTGCGTTCCAGtactttgcatgtgtgtttgagtgttaCATGTAACTGCTCAAGCCTGATAAACATGGAAACAGTGACACCATATGGGAGATGAGTGTGGGAGGGGATGACTGGAGGAGGACCCTCTTAGTGACAGCTGTGCTGTGTTACAAGACACCAGCCCCTGGAGCTGCCCATTTTCTACCCAACGGGGACATTCCCCATGCTAGACTCTGCCTTCTGACGGCTCCGAAACCTGCCCAGGGGAACAAACTTGGTCAACACAGACTGACCTGCATAGCTTCATACATAGCTCTCTATTCAGCTCTGCAAGCaagctttgggaggcagaggccacaaCTGGTTACCTAGAAGCCTGCCGGGCAGTTGCTAGGGTGCTTACCTTGGTTTCCTGGGCAGGAGGAGGTTTCCATGGGAGCTGGGTGTTTAAAATGCTGATTCTTGTCTCTCTTCTAGGCCAGGAGATTCCGATGACAGGCATCCCAATGCAGCCAGTATACCAATACCCTCCGGACCCCAAAGCTGGTCCTGTACCTCCGCAGCCTGGTTTCAT
The sequence above is drawn from the Chionomys nivalis chromosome 5, mChiNiv1.1, whole genome shotgun sequence genome and encodes:
- the Shisa4 gene encoding protein shisa-4 encodes the protein MPPAVSRGAVPLAAVVLLVLGTPLALANEDCLWYLDRNGSWHPGFDCEFFTFCCGTCYQRYCCRDLTLLITERQQKHCLAFSPKTIAGIASAVILFVAVVATTICCFLCSCCYLYRRRQQLQSPFEGQEIPMTGIPMQPVYQYPPDPKAGPVPPQPGFMYPPSGPAPQYPLYPAGPPIYNPAAPPPYMPPQPSYPGA